Proteins encoded in a region of the Carassius auratus strain Wakin chromosome 21, ASM336829v1, whole genome shotgun sequence genome:
- the LOC113038461 gene encoding T-cell immunoglobulin and mucin domain-containing protein 4-like isoform X1, with the protein MNYLHSWFFGSWVLCYLTISNCSDVTVQSFEGDRVILPCKYDSKYHGKCHICWMKGDIPTMGCGNEIIGSDGDKVVREISSRYQLAGEIQHGDVSLTILNITKTDSGKYGCRIHVPGLFNDEMYYVHLIVNDVVKTTTTQESTSFVSSTNPPENSTFGLWLSDTTYETSFDHHESSSIEQNDNVNTSAVIVPVILLLLVLIVIVVILILKQKKKTRAALNITQNSDNSVIYSNSGSTMGLYNREMAVENIYHIQPENEYEQWN; encoded by the exons ATGAATTATCTTCACAGCTGGTTCTTTGGATCCTGGGTTCTCTGTTATCTCACAA tttcaAACTGCAGCGACGTCACCGTACAGAGTTTCGAGGGGGATCGTGTCATTTTGCCATGCAAATATGACAGCAAATATCATGGAAAGTGTCACATATGCTGGATGAAAGGAGACATTCCCACTATGGGTTGTGGTAATGAAATTATCGGAAGTGATGGAGATAAAGTTGTGAGGGAAATATCATCCAGATACCAGCTGGCGGGAGAAATACAACATGGAGATGTGTCTCTGACCATcttaaacattacaaaaacagaCTCTGGCAAATATGGATGCCGCATACATGTACCTGGACTGTTTAATGATGAGATGTATTACGTCCACTTGATTGTTAATGACG TAGTAAAAACGACCACAACACAAGAGAGTACTTCATTCGTCTCTTCAACAAATCCTCCAGAGAACAGCACTTTTGGACTGTGGCTCTCCGACACAACATATG aaacctCGTTTGATCACCATGAATCGTCCTCCATAGAACAAAACGATAAT GTAAATACATCTGCAGTGATCGTGCCTGTCATCCTGTTACTGCTGGTTTTGATAGTCATTGTTGTCATTTTGATAT TGAAGCAAAAGAAGAAAACCAGAGCTGCGCTCAACAT AACCCAGAACTCAGATAACTCTGTCATCTACAGTAACTCCGGCAGCACCATGGGCCTGTACAACAGAGAGATGGCTGTGGAAAACATCTATCATATACAACCTGAAAATGAATATGAACAGTGGAATTAA
- the LOC113038461 gene encoding T-cell immunoglobulin and mucin domain-containing protein 4-like isoform X3 — protein sequence MNYLHSWFFGSWVLCYLTISNCSDVTVQSFEGDRVILPCKYDSKYHGKCHICWMKGDIPTMGCGNEIIGSDGDKVVREISSRYQLAGEIQHGDVSLTILNITKTDSGKYGCRIHVPGLFNDEMYYVHLIVNDVVKTTTTQESTSFVSSTNPPENSTFGLWLSDTTYETSFDHHESSSIEQNDNVNTSAVIVPVILLLLVLIVIVVILILKQKKKTRAALNINSGSTMGLYNREMAVENIYHIQPENEYEQWN from the exons ATGAATTATCTTCACAGCTGGTTCTTTGGATCCTGGGTTCTCTGTTATCTCACAA tttcaAACTGCAGCGACGTCACCGTACAGAGTTTCGAGGGGGATCGTGTCATTTTGCCATGCAAATATGACAGCAAATATCATGGAAAGTGTCACATATGCTGGATGAAAGGAGACATTCCCACTATGGGTTGTGGTAATGAAATTATCGGAAGTGATGGAGATAAAGTTGTGAGGGAAATATCATCCAGATACCAGCTGGCGGGAGAAATACAACATGGAGATGTGTCTCTGACCATcttaaacattacaaaaacagaCTCTGGCAAATATGGATGCCGCATACATGTACCTGGACTGTTTAATGATGAGATGTATTACGTCCACTTGATTGTTAATGACG TAGTAAAAACGACCACAACACAAGAGAGTACTTCATTCGTCTCTTCAACAAATCCTCCAGAGAACAGCACTTTTGGACTGTGGCTCTCCGACACAACATATG aaacctCGTTTGATCACCATGAATCGTCCTCCATAGAACAAAACGATAAT GTAAATACATCTGCAGTGATCGTGCCTGTCATCCTGTTACTGCTGGTTTTGATAGTCATTGTTGTCATTTTGATAT TGAAGCAAAAGAAGAAAACCAGAGCTGCGCTCAACAT TAACTCCGGCAGCACCATGGGCCTGTACAACAGAGAGATGGCTGTGGAAAACATCTATCATATACAACCTGAAAATGAATATGAACAGTGGAATTAA
- the LOC113038461 gene encoding T-cell immunoglobulin and mucin domain-containing protein 4-like isoform X2 yields MNYLHSWFFGSWVLCYLTISNCSDVTVQSFEGDRVILPCKYDSKYHGKCHICWMKGDIPTMGCGNEIIGSDGDKVVREISSRYQLAGEIQHGDVSLTILNITKTDSGKYGCRIHVPGLFNDEMYYVHLIVNDVKTTTTQESTSFVSSTNPPENSTFGLWLSDTTYETSFDHHESSSIEQNDNVNTSAVIVPVILLLLVLIVIVVILILKQKKKTRAALNITQNSDNSVIYSNSGSTMGLYNREMAVENIYHIQPENEYEQWN; encoded by the exons ATGAATTATCTTCACAGCTGGTTCTTTGGATCCTGGGTTCTCTGTTATCTCACAA tttcaAACTGCAGCGACGTCACCGTACAGAGTTTCGAGGGGGATCGTGTCATTTTGCCATGCAAATATGACAGCAAATATCATGGAAAGTGTCACATATGCTGGATGAAAGGAGACATTCCCACTATGGGTTGTGGTAATGAAATTATCGGAAGTGATGGAGATAAAGTTGTGAGGGAAATATCATCCAGATACCAGCTGGCGGGAGAAATACAACATGGAGATGTGTCTCTGACCATcttaaacattacaaaaacagaCTCTGGCAAATATGGATGCCGCATACATGTACCTGGACTGTTTAATGATGAGATGTATTACGTCCACTTGATTGTTAATGACG TAAAAACGACCACAACACAAGAGAGTACTTCATTCGTCTCTTCAACAAATCCTCCAGAGAACAGCACTTTTGGACTGTGGCTCTCCGACACAACATATG aaacctCGTTTGATCACCATGAATCGTCCTCCATAGAACAAAACGATAAT GTAAATACATCTGCAGTGATCGTGCCTGTCATCCTGTTACTGCTGGTTTTGATAGTCATTGTTGTCATTTTGATAT TGAAGCAAAAGAAGAAAACCAGAGCTGCGCTCAACAT AACCCAGAACTCAGATAACTCTGTCATCTACAGTAACTCCGGCAGCACCATGGGCCTGTACAACAGAGAGATGGCTGTGGAAAACATCTATCATATACAACCTGAAAATGAATATGAACAGTGGAATTAA